In Amblyomma americanum isolate KBUSLIRL-KWMA chromosome 8, ASM5285725v1, whole genome shotgun sequence, the DNA window GGTATGTATAGGCCTTTATGCAGTACAAAGGCACCTACCTTGTTTTGCATTCACAGCAACATCTGTGAATCAATTAGAGCTGTACAGAGTATATTCCAGCTTATTTggtacatggcaacaatgaaaTGGTCTCCAGCAATTTTCCCATACTTATTTGAATGCTGCATTCTGGCTTATGCAACTGGAATATGAGCTCAGCAAAGAAGGCGAAGGACAACCTGATTTCCCAGTGTCACTTCGCACAACACAGCTATGCACTTTGCTGAGATATGcggtctaagcccctttgcagccccACAGTGCTATTTCTGTTCAGGCTTTCATGATGGCCTGAAAAACACGACAAAAATAAATCACTATTGTTGTATtgtcactcttctgtgaaatgcagaaCTGTATCAATTACAATTGATTTTACCTGTTCTAAATAGTTGGAAacataatttctcatgtgcatttccatttgtgtttgacagcagtgtgctaaaatatgaATTTTTAGCGCATGCAAAACTCAGGCACACACCTTATACactgaatagataagcatgtcttttgcaatAAAAGTCAGCAGGGAGCCAGGAAGGAGGCCGTTTGCATATTACAGTGTGCTACTGCTGTGCAAATGCTTTAgaaaggctgcaagtgcaattattttttcATGTGTCAGCAATAAAGAAACACTGAAGTGTGCTATTTCGAATTACTGAGCACAAATTTTCAGTACGTAATCTTAACTATCTGGAAAAAATGATTACTGCTGTTGTAATTATGGACGGTTGTTAGCACCTTGTACTGCAGTCTGGCTTGATCGAGAATTCGCAGTAAGAATCGCGTAGCCGTTCTGGAATCGTGGGTGCAGGATACCTTTAGAGGAGGCACCTTCTGTTATTTTGGAGCAGAAATCGTAGACCTTTGTGAGAACAAATAGCGATTGAACGAGGAGTACGTTATTGCGATGGGACGCGCATTTCAGtttcttggatataaatggtccaaATACGTATCGCTCCCCAccacatcgcttcagatcgataACCGGGCTAGCCTGCCATGTTGCAAAGCTTTGGCGCCAATTGGTTCGTTGCAGGGTCGGCCGCATCGAGGTCTATGTCATCACAGCCGAACACGATtttaccttcgacgaaaatcccgcagcaaaaaaaaaaaaaaacgttgacgcagcggatgtctcgagtacgccgcaattaatacggacAGTGCCGTTGCACGCGATTAGAAGGCAGGCACTGACTGCTGGGTGCGCCAATCGGAACGCTGGAAGCGTCTGGCTCGCCCGCAGTCAGCAAAATGACCTCACAACACGTTTTCACCCCTCGTCTGCACGCAGGGTGAAAACATGCTAACCGAATACTTGCGGAATCTGCACAAAAAACGATCGTACGAGTGTCTTAACGCGAAATTACATGTTACTGAACTGCGCGACAGAAATCCCCAGCTCGCTGGAAGAGCTCTAATTCTGTGACAGCACAAGTTGGTGTGCCATTAGACACCTTTTCGAACCTTCGTTGCTATCGGGTAGAACTCTCAGTCGTAACACGCCGCCAAACGTTTCGAAATGCCTGTTGGACGCTTTTTTCACGTTTGTATCCGCCTGGATTGTACTGTGAAGGAATGGATTAGGGAGGGGTTGGAAGCGGTTGTAAAAGCCGACAGCGTTTACAAATTGCTCTACTTTAGTTACGCGACTTACTGTGCACAGCGTTAGAGAATGCAATGTTACTATTCGCAGAAAGGGAATTACAGCATAAACGATAGAATACGAAATGTTATAAGCGCCTTCGATGTTGTACGCCATACGGTAAAACCGAGCATAAGTGATCGCGCTGGCGCAGCCAAGCCGTGGAGGTTTGGTAGGCGCAAGACCAGACGACAAGGGGCCGGAAAGGGGTTTGCTCTACGTTTCAGTGGCAGAACGATTGCAATTAGGACACACTAAAGCACTAAAGCAGTTGCAGGGCAGGTGCACAGGCACTCATGTCTAATCCCACACGTACCCCATCTCGAATATGCTGGTCGACCCAACGAAGCCCTTGGTGCCCCCGTCAGGGTGGAAGAAGTCACGGCAGAACTCGCTGCCATAAGAAAAAACACCGCACTCAGGCCAGACAAGGTGACAGCCCGGCTCCTATATAATCTCGACGACGATCAGGTTACATCATTAGGCCAATACTTCAACGAGAATCATTCGGATACGGGAGAACTGCCACCATCCTGGAAGGTTCCTGACATACGATTCATGCCAAAAGCCAACAAAATCTTCCTTTAAGACAAAACATCACCCAATTCCACTACCGTCATGCTTGGGTAAATTATTCGAAAGGGTCACCACCACCAGGCTTGCCAGATACTTGGAGGCCAAAAACCTGCTGCCGCCAACGCAATTCGGATTCTGGCCGCTCCTGTCAAAGCAGGACTTCCTGCTATACATATATAAAGACTTTGTCGAGAAATCTCCAAACACAAAAACCAGGGCCCTTTGAGCACTTGATATGAAAGGCGAATTTGGCAACACCTTCCACAACAGCATCCTGAGCGGCCTAGCAGATGTCAGCTGCGGTCCCAAGACATACAACTGCATCAAAGATTGAGCAAGGTGAGTGGTAGGAATTTATGACTATCTCGTTAGCATCTTTATTTGTGGCCTTTATTTTTGTGCGCTTCCCTAACGAATCTGCGCACGTCCTTTAAGCAACATGATTAATTAGAAGTGAAAGAGCGGAACCAGGTGACCGCAAGAGTTGTGTGGACGTTTATTCAACGTTGTCGCAGACCTGGTATTTAGGCGAGGCACCGCAGATCAGGTCGTAGATGAACTTGCAGCAGGAGACATCTTCACCGAGAGCCTTCTTTGGTTGCCAGAGGCTGCATCCTTTTCCTGCGAGAAAGAAGAGAAACATTTTATTTGTGTGGCTCTTGCAGCATCCAGAAATAAGCTGGAAAGACAACCATTtagcttttttttaaaaattccccGAAGAACTGATATAGCTTCATCTAATTGGTGGTCCTTAAAAAATAAATTAACTCTCTTTTATTCAATAACTGAGCACGTGTGTCACCGTCTCTGGTGCTTGAAAAGCCCACAAAGATCATACGTAGTTTCGCATTGACCCAAACGGGGACACGAGGACCAAGACTGACCATTATATCATATTCAGTTTCAGTTGTGTCCACTTTGCAACTGATAGGAATCAGTGATCATAAACTGCTCCGTGCCAAATGTAGATATCCTGCGGAAATGTGGAATTTTATTCCATAAGAAAAATTGATAACCTATCGATAAATAAGAATCCAGAGACAGATCTAGTGTTAGATGCTAACTTTTCGTTTTTCAAGACTTTGTTAGGAACCTGCTTTGTTACTGAACTATGGCTTCTTTTCAAATATAAAACATTAAAATAGCTGGGAAAATGTGTTCCTTCAACGCAGCAGTCGCCGAGGCGCTAAACGAATGCGCTATGGTATAATGCACATTTACGGCGTCTTCGTAATGGAGGCTTAAAGCGCACCAAGAGACCAGGTGACAAGGAAGGACGACCCATGGGACACACGACCATTCACTGACAACAGTTTATTTTAACCTCAGGACGGAATATAAGAGCATGGCACACATCACGCTTGCGCAGTGGGCAGAATATTCACTGATGACGCAGGTATTATAACTCCTTGCCAGTAATAGAGATCGATTACTTAGGCATAGTTAAGTTTAAGTTCTCAGTATGCAAGCAAAAATGAAATCAGTTCTACAGCAAGTTCCGCCTGAACATATATGTGAGACCTTTATCTTGAAAATGTATTAAACTTTTCAGCCTTATGCTTAAAACATACATAGCGACATTGTTACCCTGCAAACAAATATCGAAACTTTCCTCATTAGGATTCGAAGGATAGCGGTCTTTTCTGTTGGCTGTTTTCTTCAGTTATGGTCTTGCGTCTAAGATGCTTGCATTCCATTGTGAAAGAAGGTGCAGACTAAGCTTTTTGGCAATTCCGAGGCAGCCGCAAGGGTCAACAGAGGGAAACGGTTTCTTTGCCGGGCTTGAATGCAAGTCCTCAGCGCGAACAAAACCTAAAATCTCCAAGGCGTTAGCAGCAACGGCTCCAATACCGGGACACTAGAAAGAACTGAGGTGATGTTCGCGTTGTGTTCCTGGGGAACCTCGAGCCTATCTCGCAGGGGCACTGCAAGCTTGGCACAATTGTTAAAGCAGTCACGACTCCGATTCTGGAATGTTGTGTGCTCAGCTGTCCCCTCAGATTTATGATGCGATATTTGCTGATGTCCCTCGCTAGTTTTCGGATGGCGTTATACAAATTCTGCCTGCTTTTCCTGCGACAAGCGCTCATTTGTTGTTCATTGTCGGCGACAAGATGTCTCCGATACGTTACCAAGGACAGAAGGTGACATTCAGAAACGCTAATCCTGCTGATATTCCATATGTTCCCGTACTCAAGAGTAAGAGAAAACGATTGCAATACCATTGTCAATGTAGCTGTGTCGAAGCACTTTGCATCGGCTGCAATCCGTGTAGACAGAGGTCATGTTGTAGTTGATTTCCGGATCTGAAAGAGAATGATATCAAGCGAAATTTCAGCAGTTTATATCGTATTTTTATATATAAAGACATCCGCAAAGGTTTCGCGGCTCTCATTTGCAAAGAATGTGGAGCACTTTAGTTCCGTCCTGTATAAGCATTATTATcatgtttttctgtgtgcatttGTGTCTCTTGTTTACGTTCCTTCGTAGTTCCTTTAAAATTTCTTTCTGGCATGCCCCAAACCTAGGGTTTTGTGGCGTATTTAGCACGCCGAATGGCTGCAAGCATAATTAATAGGCTTATTGCCACATGCTCTGGTTTTTACTGCTGGAGCTGCGTGGTGCACCACAAAATGGCGCCTCTTACGTCACACGTATACCTCGGACACTTGCATTTGTTTGTTTCTCTTTACTTTGTTATCAAAAGTATTATCAGTACTCTCCGAAAAATATCCTCCAAAAAATACCCTGAAAAACACGATGCATGTCCTCCTTTTTCTCAACAGCTGCTTCTGGGACCTAATTCTTGCATCCTTTGCTACGGTATTAACTGTTAAACCGCCTGAAGGTAGTCCCTAGTACTAAAATGGTTGTCGCAAAGGAGTTCGTCTCCAAAAAGTCTTACCTCTCGCCCGCCGTTAGTCCCTGCCTATTCCGGTCCAAATAAGCTTTAAGAATTGCTTTAAAATTCAACGCTGGAATAATCTAAGCTTTTTACTTCAAGCTTAAATACAGGAAGCACGTTAACGTTTGCAGAGGTCACACTTGCTCAGAGATAAACATATGCAGCAAGTAAAAACTCTCAAGTTACAGTAATGCCTAAGCTAGCTTAGAACCTGTGGATTTCAGTGAGGACGGGCTGCTGCATTAAAACGATATGAACTTACCATCAAGCGATACGAAGTTATCAGCGTTCTTAACGGTGTAGCCAGGAGTAGAAATCGGTGTTGCTTTCACTTTTCTGCATAAAGAAAGGAGTTGCCAGGTGCCGCATACCACGTAATAATGAAAGACAATATTCCTCAAATATTTGGCTGTCCTGTGCAAACTACTAAACTCAGGGCAAGCTGACGTATACACAGCTCCCTAGTATCGCCAATACTGTATCTATGTCGTGATGTCACAATTACATCTCCCTTCATCGCCTTCTATACGCACGCTTGGAGTAAAGAGCGTCTATACATCAGCGCATGCAAACTCTTTGAAGCCATCCGTTCCACGATATGACGTCAGTATGACGTAGTGTTTTGTGCGTGCTCTGTTCACATGTAGGAAGCAGGGACCCACATTACTAGCATGGTAACGAAGCAGAGAAAAGCAGGTACTAATTTCAAACGTTTCATAAAAAACAAGTACATAATTTCAAGAGCTATGAACAAATGGCGAAGATTGAGCGCAGAATTATTAGAAAACGGTCTACGAATTTCATGAGGTTCATATGCTGACCAGATGCGCAAGGATTAGTAGTTGCGTCAGCGGGGAATGCAGTTTACGCGTGGATTGCGCTGGTGATTGCTATTGCGAAGACACCACGATGGCCTTCAGCAAGGTATCACAATCCTTTAATGTAGCCTCGCAGCCACATCTTTCACAAATAGAACTGTCGACCATCCCAGTTCGGAACGTGTATAGCTTTCTAAATTCAGCACCGAGCAATAGACGACACAGCAATGTTGCTTCGTGATCCGGTCTACTAtggggaagacgaaggcgcagttcagtgTCCAATGCCCTGAGGTGACAGTTTAAAAACTGGCCAGTGTTCCACGCAGAAAGTACGAGCTCCAGCGTCAACCTCCGTTGCTCACACGCTGCGTAAACCCTTGCTTTAGGAATACAGAGTTGAAGTCCGTCATTGTGGCCCGATCGCGTAGCCTAGTCCGCATGGTTGCTTCCTTTGATACCGCAGTGTCCTGGCATCctttgaaaaatgatgtcatgagcCGTACTGTCCCACTACACTTGCCAGCTGCATCGACAATGTAATAGAAATAATGATGATAAAACGCCTGTAATGTTATCTGCAGTGATAAGAAATATATCCATAATTTCTGTCTCGGTTTCGACGTGGACGCTCCGGTATGGACAATGTAGTCCACCTGATAACGT includes these proteins:
- the LOC144101790 gene encoding uncharacterized protein LOC144101790, with translation MAERCLILAAVVAAVFLPGAIGGSPSFPDNNPDLGAYQNEGNCFPLEDTWYMIYRNYEYDPYYGGLNCLIVTEIGPYDGTSATLQAQYGGNKTAKVKATPISTPGYTVKNADNFVSLDDPEINYNMTSVYTDCSRCKVLRHSYIDNGKGCSLWQPKKALGEDVSCCKFIYDLICGASPKYQVCDNVE